Within Thermodesulfovibrio thiophilus DSM 17215, the genomic segment AACATGCATAATGTAAGAATTTTTTTTAACTGAAGTATTCATAACTTTTCACCTCCCCTAAATCTCGCACTTCTTGCTGACGGGTTTCTGGTAATTTCATCAATAGAAGGTAGAATAGGTTTTTTAGTAAGAATTTTCAGTCTGCCTTTTTTTTCCTCATCTCTGAAAAAATTTTTCACAACTCTGTCCTCTCCTGAATGGTAGGAGATTACACAGATTCTTCCACCTGATTTTAATAATTCAACTGTCTGTCTTAATCCTTCTTTGAGTTCATCAATTTCTCTGTTTATTTCTATTCTTATTGCCTGAAAAATTCTGGTTGCTGGATGAAGCCTTCCTCTTCTTGAAATAATCCTTTTTATGAGTTCTGATAGCTCCTTACAACTATCAATTGGCTTTCTGCTCCTCTGCCTTACAATTTCTCTTGCGATTCTCCTTGCAAATGGTTCATCGCCATAGTCTCTGAAAATTTGTTCAAGCTTATTTTCAGGATACTTATTTACAACATCCCATGCTGTAAGAGATGTTGTCTGGTCCATTCTCATATCAAGCATGCTTTCTGAATGGAAACTGAATCCTCTTGACAGATCCTTCAACTGAAGCATTGAAACACCTAGATCAAAAATAATTCCATCAATCTGTTCAATATTTAACTCTGAAAGCACATCTTTTAACTCAGAGAATCTCGCCTTCCTTAAAATTACCCTCGAATCAATGAGAACCTCAGCAGAACTCTTTATGGCGGACTCATCTCTATCAATTCCGATTAATCTTCCAGCAAAACCGGATTGCTTAAGTATCTCAACTGAATGTCCTCCGCAACCCACTGTGGCATCAACATAGACTCCGTCCACTTCAGGACTAAGGAGTTCAATCACCTCTCTTACCATCACAGGAATATGTATCTTTTTACAATCCATACTTAGCAAGACCATCCTGAATCCTCTTTATATCGACTTTTGTTGGGTCTGTTATGCTATCCCATGTAGCCTTATCCCATATTTCAATTCTTTCAATCTGGCCAACAATAACAACCTCTGAGTTAATACCAGCATCCTGTCTGTGTTCATAAGGAATGAGTATTCTTCCCTGTTTATCAAGTTCTAAAGGAACAGCTGACGCTATAACTCTTCGCAAAAAATACATAACTGCCTCATCAGACTTCGGCAGTTCTCTTATTTTGTCTTCAAGCTTTACCCATTCTTCAAAAGGATAAAGATGCAATGCTCTGTCAAATGGAGCATTTGTAAGATAAAGCTTCCCTGATGGATATCTACCAGACAGAACCTCTCTTAGAGAGGCTGGCATCATCACTCTTCCTTTTTGATCAAGATTATGGTAATATTTCCCTATGAAAGATATCATATTTGTTTTCCACTTTCTACCACCATTTACCACCAATATTATACGAAGGTGAGATTTTTGTCAAGGGGTATTTTTTATGTTTGAAAAATTTTTTGAAATTATTGAAAAAAAATTACAACAACTAAAAGATCAACAACTTTATCGTTCAATTATTGATATGGAAACTGCGGAAGGTATGAAGATCACCATCAAAGGCAGAAGTTATATAAATTTTGCATCCAATGACTATCTCGGGTTGAGCAAGCATCCACTGGTCAAGAAATCCGCTCAGAAAGCAATTGAACTCTTCGGTGCCGGTTCCGGAGCTGCGCGTCTTTTAAGTGGTGGGACACTGATTCATAAAGAGCTGGAAAAACTTATCTGCAAGTTTAAGGATTCAGAGGCTTCTTTAGTTTTAAACTCCGGTTATACAGCAAATAGTTGTTTAATTCCAGCTATTGCAGATGAAGATGATTTAATTTTAAGTGATGAACTTAATCATGCAAGCATAATAGATGGATGCAGGCTAAGCAGAGCAAAAAAACTTATCTACAGACATAAAGATTTACAACATCTTATCAGGCTTATTAAAGACACTCCATGTAATGGTAAAAAAATTATCATAACAGATACTGTTTTCAGCATGGATGGAGATATTGCTCCTATTAGAGAAATTTATGAACTCTGCAAATCTGAGGAAGCTCTACTTTATATTGATGATGCACATGGAACAGGTATTCTTGGAGAAGGTCATGGTACATTGAAGCACTTTGGATTATCTGCTGATAATTTTGTAATTCAGATGGGCACACTGTCAAAAGCAGTTGGTTGTTTTGGTGCGTTTGTCTGCGGCACTGATATCCTGATAAACTGGTTTATAAATTCTGCAAGAGGCTTTATATTTTCAACTGCTTTACCATCAAGCGTGGTTGCATCTTCATATGCTTCACTGAAAATTATAATGGAAGATAAAACATTGATAAAAAAACTGTGGGAAAACACTCAAAGAGTCATGAATACTATAAAAACACTCAAACTTAGCACAACAGATACACAGACTCCTATTATTCCAATTCTTTTTGAAAATATAGAAGATGCAATGAGAGCATCAAACATTCTTAATAACTCAGGTATTTATGCACCTGTGATCAAACCTCCAACAGTCAGAACTCCAAGAATAAGAATCTCCATAAGTGCAGGCCATACTGAAGAGGATATCGAAAGATTAAATAAAGCTCTTATCAACCTCTACCAACAACCTCACCAAGCCTGAAGATTGGCAGATACAGTGAGAGCACTATAAATCCAATTGTAACACCGAGAAATATTATCAATGCTGGTTCAAGCATACTCATAAGATTGGCAACAGCATTGTCAACTTCCTCATCATAGAAATCTGCTACTTTGTTAAGCATCTCATCAGTTGCCCCTGTGGATTCTCCAACACTGACCATCTGAACAAAAATTGGTGGAAAAATTTCAGGATTGGTCTTTAAAACCTCGGTCAGAGATTTACCAGCGGTTACATCTTCTTTCATCTCTAAAACAACATCTTCTATAATTTTATTGGCTGAAGCTCTGGCACTTATCTCCATACTTGAAAGTATCGGAACTCCGCTACTCAAAAGAGTTCCAAGTGTTCTTGCAAATCTTGAAAGAGAAGCTTTGAGCAAAACTACGCCAAGAAGCGGAGCTTTAAGAAGAACACCATCTATAATCTTTTTTCCCCTTTCAGACTTTCGTAAAAATTTTATAAAAACAAAGAATCCTATAATTCCAGCTAAGATGAAAACTGCTGATTTAGCCATAAAATTACTCACAGCAATTGTAATCCTCGTGGGCAGTGGAAGATCTATCCCCATTTCACCAAACAACTTTGCAAATGTTGGAATAACAAATATCATTATTATAGAAACCACCAAAACAGCCACAGCAATGATCAACGAGGGATAAATCATTGCACCTATAATTTTTCTTTTAAGTTTAATCATCTTTTCAAAATAATCAGCCATTCTCTGAAGAACTTTCTCCAGAATTCCACCTTCTTCACCTGCTCTGACCATATTAATAAAAAGAGAATTGAAAACTTTTGGATGTCTTTTCATTGACTCAGCAAGTGACGAACCTTTTTCTATATCATTTCTCATCTGAATAAGAACTTTTTTGAAAGATTTATTTTTAATCTGATCTATTAACGCATCAAAAGCCTGTACTACAGGAACACCTGCTGCAAAAAGAGTTGCAAACTGACGTGTAAAAAATAAAATATCTTTCTGCGAGACCTTCCCGAAAGTGAAAATTTTCCTTTCTTCCTTCTCTTTTACATATCGAGGAATTATCCCGCTGTTTCTCAATGCTAAAAGAAGCTCTAATTCATTTTCTGCCTCTGTTTCACCTGTTACAAGATTGCCTTCCTGTGTTCTACCTTTCCAGCTATAAGTTAGAGGCATTTAATTTCTCCTTTGGTTTTTAAAAAAATACAATCTTTACACCAAAAAATGCAAGCACTAAAGGTAGAATAAACACCAGCACATTTAAACTATTTTTCAAAAAATTACTCTTTATATATTCAGTGATAATGCCATTTAATCCGTAAAAACCATGATAAAGAGCTGAAAATAAAAATACAATATTAAAAGTTTTCCACGCAGGATCAGCCAGTCTCTTCATTACAGCTTCGTATGAGTAGTTGTCATGTCCCATAAAATGCATTAAATGGAAGTGATAGAGCAAACCTACTACAAGTATAATACCTGTTAATCTATGAAAAAGCCAGGCAAAAGTACGTCCCACTAGAACACCTCCTTTAAAAAGTAAACCGCACCTATAAACCATACCAGAGCTATAAAAACAGCTCCTGTATATGCCATATGCTTCTGATATTTTGTTGAAATTCCAGCTTCAAGAAATGTTACTCGAAGACCGGCAAATACATGAATTAAAACAACTGCAAAAAGACCTAGCTCACCGATTTTAACAATCGGATTTTTCATCATACCCATTAACCTGTTATATGACTCAGGGTCTTTAAGATGGCTTAAAACATAAATGTGAGCAATGATGTAAAAACTCAATACAATACCGGTAATCCTGTGAAAAAGCCATGCTAAAGAGTTAATGCTCCATTTATACCTCATTGTTCACCTCCTGTAAACCCTTTTTTAACAGCCAGTCTTTTCAATTTGAGTATGTGCTTTGTAATATCTATCTCCTTTGGGCAGACATCAACACAGTTAAAAATAGAATGACATCTCCATACCCCGTGTTCTCCAGTTATTTTTTCGAGCCTCTGTTGTGTTGCCCTGTCACGTGTATCAAATGTAAATCTATATGCTTTAAGAAGGGCTGAAGGTCCGAGATATTCTTTGTCCGCCCAGAAAACAGGACATGAAGTGGTGCAACTACCGCACATAATACAGGTTATTGATTCAAGAATCTTGTGTTGATCATCAGGGCTCTGTAACCTTTCCCTTTCAGGAGGAGGTTCATCATTGATTAAATAAGGTAAAACTCTGTCATTTTTTTCAAAAAACAGTGTCATATCAACAACCAGATCCTTTATAACAGGCAGAGCTGGCAATGGCTCAATTTCAATCACCTCTGGCATATCCTTAACAAGAGTCTGGCAGGCAAGCCTGTTTTTGCCGTTGATTTTCATTGCACAGGAACCGCATACACCATGAGCGCAGGATTTTCGAAAAGTGAGAGTTCCATCTCTTGTCTCTTTAATTTTTATCAGTCCATCAATAATTCTTTCCATTCTGTTAAGTCTGATTCTGAATTCATCCCATCTTACAGAAGGAGTTTCATCCGGTAAAAACCTTTTAATCTTAAATGTGTAGTATTTTTCCATCAGTATTTCCTCTCCTGTGGTTGAAATCTTGTTATGTTAACAGGTTTGTATTTAAATAAAATACCTTTTTCAGTCTGAAATACAAAAGTATGCTTGAGCCAGTTTTCATCATCTCTTTTTGGATAATCCTCTCTGCAGTGAGCTCCTCTGCTTTCTGTTCTCTGTAAGGCACAGGAAACAATAACTTCTGAAAGTGTAATCATATGTCCAAGCTCAACAGCATCCAGTAATTCAGTATTGAATGTATTTGATCTGTCTGTGATTGAGATTTCTTTATATCTTTCCTTAATATCATTTATCTCATCAAGTAGCTCTTTTAAATCTTCCTCTTTTCTAAATACAGAACATTTATCCATCATATTTTTCTGTAAATCCTGTTTGATTGATGCAACATTCTCTCGTCCATTGCTGTTCTTTATCATACTTATGCAATCAATGATATTCTGTATTCTTTCCTTTTTCACTCTGTTTTTCTTAGCTGATTTAATTATACTTATAGCAGACTTTCCAGCTCTTCTACCGAAAACCACTGTATCAAGAAGAGAGTTACATCCAAGACGATTGGCACCGTGAACGGAGACACAGGCACACTCACCAGCAGCATAAAGTCCTTCAATAACAGATCCATCAACATCCTTTAAAACTCTTCCATCAACATCAGTTGGAATTCCACCCATTGCATAATGAGCAGTTGGAACAACAGGAATTGGTGCTTTAGAAGGATCAATGCCCAAGTAAATCTTACAGAATGTTGTTATCTCAGGAAGCCTTTCCTCAAGAATTTTCTTATCAATATGTCTTAAATCAAGATAGACATAGTCTTTACCATCAATTCCCCTGCCCTCTCTTATTTCAGTCAATATGGCACGTGATACCATATCTCTTGGCGCAAGGTCTTTTATTGTTGGTGCATAACGTTCCATAAATCTCTCACCATTTCCATTAATCAATATTCCACCTTCTCCCCTTGCTCCTTCAGTAATCAGTATCCCAAGTCCATAAAGTCCGGTTGGATGAAACTGGAAAAACTCCATATCTTCAAGAGGATATCCCTGCTTAAAAAGCATGCTCAAACACTCACCGGT encodes:
- the rsmH gene encoding 16S rRNA (cytosine(1402)-N(4))-methyltransferase RsmH, yielding MDCKKIHIPVMVREVIELLSPEVDGVYVDATVGCGGHSVEILKQSGFAGRLIGIDRDESAIKSSAEVLIDSRVILRKARFSELKDVLSELNIEQIDGIIFDLGVSMLQLKDLSRGFSFHSESMLDMRMDQTTSLTAWDVVNKYPENKLEQIFRDYGDEPFARRIAREIVRQRSRKPIDSCKELSELIKRIISRRGRLHPATRIFQAIRIEINREIDELKEGLRQTVELLKSGGRICVISYHSGEDRVVKNFFRDEEKKGRLKILTKKPILPSIDEITRNPSARSARFRGGEKL
- the mraZ gene encoding division/cell wall cluster transcriptional repressor MraZ; its protein translation is MISFIGKYYHNLDQKGRVMMPASLREVLSGRYPSGKLYLTNAPFDRALHLYPFEEWVKLEDKIRELPKSDEAVMYFLRRVIASAVPLELDKQGRILIPYEHRQDAGINSEVVIVGQIERIEIWDKATWDSITDPTKVDIKRIQDGLAKYGL
- the bioF gene encoding 8-amino-7-oxononanoate synthase, with the protein product MFEKFFEIIEKKLQQLKDQQLYRSIIDMETAEGMKITIKGRSYINFASNDYLGLSKHPLVKKSAQKAIELFGAGSGAARLLSGGTLIHKELEKLICKFKDSEASLVLNSGYTANSCLIPAIADEDDLILSDELNHASIIDGCRLSRAKKLIYRHKDLQHLIRLIKDTPCNGKKIIITDTVFSMDGDIAPIREIYELCKSEEALLYIDDAHGTGILGEGHGTLKHFGLSADNFVIQMGTLSKAVGCFGAFVCGTDILINWFINSARGFIFSTALPSSVVASSYASLKIIMEDKTLIKKLWENTQRVMNTIKTLKLSTTDTQTPIIPILFENIEDAMRASNILNNSGIYAPVIKPPTVRTPRIRISISAGHTEEDIERLNKALINLYQQPHQA
- a CDS encoding type II secretion system F family protein, encoding MPLTYSWKGRTQEGNLVTGETEAENELELLLALRNSGIIPRYVKEKEERKIFTFGKVSQKDILFFTRQFATLFAAGVPVVQAFDALIDQIKNKSFKKVLIQMRNDIEKGSSLAESMKRHPKVFNSLFINMVRAGEEGGILEKVLQRMADYFEKMIKLKRKIIGAMIYPSLIIAVAVLVVSIIMIFVIPTFAKLFGEMGIDLPLPTRITIAVSNFMAKSAVFILAGIIGFFVFIKFLRKSERGKKIIDGVLLKAPLLGVVLLKASLSRFARTLGTLLSSGVPILSSMEISARASANKIIEDVVLEMKEDVTAGKSLTEVLKTNPEIFPPIFVQMVSVGESTGATDEMLNKVADFYDEEVDNAVANLMSMLEPALIIFLGVTIGFIVLSLYLPIFRLGEVVGRG
- the sdhD gene encoding succinate dehydrogenase, hydrophobic membrane anchor protein, which translates into the protein MGRTFAWLFHRLTGIILVVGLLYHFHLMHFMGHDNYSYEAVMKRLADPAWKTFNIVFLFSALYHGFYGLNGIITEYIKSNFLKNSLNVLVFILPLVLAFFGVKIVFF
- the sdhC gene encoding succinate dehydrogenase, cytochrome b556 subunit; the encoded protein is MRYKWSINSLAWLFHRITGIVLSFYIIAHIYVLSHLKDPESYNRLMGMMKNPIVKIGELGLFAVVLIHVFAGLRVTFLEAGISTKYQKHMAYTGAVFIALVWFIGAVYFLKEVF
- a CDS encoding succinate dehydrogenase iron-sulfur subunit: MEKYYTFKIKRFLPDETPSVRWDEFRIRLNRMERIIDGLIKIKETRDGTLTFRKSCAHGVCGSCAMKINGKNRLACQTLVKDMPEVIEIEPLPALPVIKDLVVDMTLFFEKNDRVLPYLINDEPPPERERLQSPDDQHKILESITCIMCGSCTTSCPVFWADKEYLGPSALLKAYRFTFDTRDRATQQRLEKITGEHGVWRCHSIFNCVDVCPKEIDITKHILKLKRLAVKKGFTGGEQ
- the sdhA gene encoding succinate dehydrogenase flavoprotein subunit; translated protein: MEINKHYFDTVIIGSGLAGLRASIECVKHGTVAVLSKLYPTRSHSTAAQGGIGAALGNEEPDNPEWHTYDTVKGSDFLGDQDAIEIMCYDAIPTIIELEHMGVPFSRTPEGKIAQRRFGGHTRDFGAAPVRRACYSADRTGHAVLFALYEQGQLNGVRFFQEFQVLDIVIENNAVQGIITMNIKNGSIHVFESKALIIASGGFGKIFKVTSNAYASTGECLSMLFKQGYPLEDMEFFQFHPTGLYGLGILITEGARGEGGILINGNGERFMERYAPTIKDLAPRDMVSRAILTEIREGRGIDGKDYVYLDLRHIDKKILEERLPEITTFCKIYLGIDPSKAPIPVVPTAHYAMGGIPTDVDGRVLKDVDGSVIEGLYAAGECACVSVHGANRLGCNSLLDTVVFGRRAGKSAISIIKSAKKNRVKKERIQNIIDCISMIKNSNGRENVASIKQDLQKNMMDKCSVFRKEEDLKELLDEINDIKERYKEISITDRSNTFNTELLDAVELGHMITLSEVIVSCALQRTESRGAHCREDYPKRDDENWLKHTFVFQTEKGILFKYKPVNITRFQPQERKY